AGCTGCCTTGACAGATCCTTATTTTGTGGAGCGCAAGCTGTACCCTAACGTAGACTTCTACTCTGGTATCATTTACCGCGCCATTGGTATCCCGACCGAGATGTTCACGGTGATGTTTGCCTTGGGTCGTCTACCCGGCTGGATTGCCCAGTGGAAAGAGATGCGCGAAGCGAAAGAGCCAATTGGCCGTCCGCGTCAAATTTACACCGGTGCTACTGAGCGGGATTATACCTCTATCAACGAGCGGTAAGATTTCTCCTACTTATAAAAAACAGAAAAGTCCGGCCCTGGTGCCGGACTTTTCTGTTTTACCCCTGTTTTCTGAAAAGTACCTCTTAAACGGAAAACCTCTATTTGCCTCCTTCTTTCTTGGTAAGGATGGGTTCAGCGGACAGGGCTTTTCCTTTGTTAAAGGATTTCCAACCGCGCCAAGTCCCTGTGGAGTCATAGTACTGCCAGTCGCCGTGCCATTGGTATTTCAGGTAGCCATTTTCCTCAAAGAGATAGGCAATTCCCTGGTGAGACACCTTTCCGTTGGGGTGGTAAAAGGTAGTCAGGACTTTTTTCTTGGCCGGCTTATAGCGTTCAACCCGTTCCAGTTTTCCGTCCGGGGAATAGGTTTTCCAGGTGCCCCGCTCCTTCCCGTGGTTGAACCTACCCACATACATGAGCTGCTCAGGCTTGTGGCTGTAATATTCCCGCCATTTTCCGTGTCGGTCTCCCCTTTTACCCACCTTGTTCCATTTCCAGGGCCATTCCACGGCCATGCTCTGAAAAGACAGTAGAACCAAGATCAGCAGTAAACCTGCCTTGTATACTTTAACCATAAGATTTGCTTTTCGAAAGTGTGCCTGCCACTTTCACAGGTTTTCCTTTACCTGAAAAAAACCCGGCTTGGACCCTAGCCTTATCAAGCAGGCGGAAAAGAGGGAAGTACAAAAATTTAAAAGACAAAGTCAAGACGACAGGTTATCAATTCATTCGTTAGATTAGGTTCAGAATCACTGCCCTAAACGCCTGAAAAAAGGGCAGCCCACCCTTAAACCTTTTACGTGTGAAAACTCCTGCCACCTCCCGTAAACGCGCAGCCAAACCAGCAGCTGCAGCCAAATCTAGCAAGGCCTTTGTCCTGGACACGTCCGTTATTCTGTATGACCATAGCGCGGTAGAGCATTTTGGGGAGCATGACGTGGCCATTCCCATCACGGTGCTAGAGGAACTGGACAATTTTAAAAAGGGCAATGACATCAAGAACTTTGAAGCCCGGGAGTTCATCAGGTTCATAGATAATCTGTCTACCGAACACATGCTGCAGACCTGGATTCCCTTGCCCGGTAGCAATAAAGGAAGGTTTAAGGTCTTGATGGGCAACGGCGCGCTCCTGGATGCCGAGAAAATCTTCAATGATGACAAAGCCGACCACAAGATCCTGAATGCCACCCTTTCGCTGCAGCAGGAAATGCCGGACCATAAGGTGGTCTTGGTTACCAAAGACATTAACCTACGCCTGAAGGCAAGGGCCCTTAACCTAGCCGCCGAGGACTACGAGACGGGCAAGATCCATAACGTTTCTAACCTGTACCGAGGGAATGATCTGGTGGAGGATATTCCGCAGACCGTTATTTCGCAGCTGTATGATCAGGGCGTTTGCCCGGTAGACGAGGCCTTGCCCAACCCACCCTCAGATAACCATTACTTTATTCTACGCAGCGCTAAGTCTTCTGCCTTAGCATATTATAACCCCAAAGATCGGGCCCTGGAACGGGTAGATAAGTTAACGGCCGTGGGAGTGAAACCCCGTAATGCGGAACAAACCTTTGCCTTGCATGCCATTCTGCACCCAGACATAAAACTTGTTTCTATCCAAGGCGTTGCCGGTACCGGAAAGACTTTATTGGCCCTGGCAGGCGCTTTGGAACAGCAGGAGGTCTACCGGCAGATCTACCTGGCCCGCCCCATTGTGCCGCTAAGTAACCGCGACTTGGGTTTTCTGCCCGGCGATGCCAACTCCAAGATTGCGCCTTACATGGAGCCACTCTGGGACAACCTCAAGTTCATCCAGAACCAATACCCGGAACACAGCCGCGAAAGTAACCGCATAAAGGAAATGGTGGAAGATGAACGACTGGTCATTACGCCGCTTGCCTACATTAGGGGGCGAAGCCTGTCTAACATTATCTTTATTGTAGATGAGGCCCAGAACCTTACCCCACACGAGATCAAAACCATCATCTCCCGGGCCGGCGAAAACACCAAAATCATTTTCACCGGAGACATTTACCAGATAGACACCCCTTACCTGGATTCCCAAAGTAACGGCCTCTCCTACCTGATTGACAAAGTCAAAAACCACCCGCTTTACGCCCACGTGACCCTTCAGCGCGGGGAACGCTCTGAACTGGCCAACCTTGCTAATGACCTTCTTTAATTGCTTATTGCTGATTGTTAATTGTTGACCTATCTGAATTGAAAAACCCGTTTTGAGCCTGTTTTCTGTAAACCAGGCTCAAAACGGGTTTTCTGTTTCCCAATTGATAACTGCGCTTTTCAAAAAAGCAATCAACAATCAACAATAAACAAAAAACTAAATTTTCACCAGGTAGCGCTCTTTAAAGATATTGAGGTGATGGCGCTCATGGCCAGCAATGATAAAAGCGAGCCCTGCCACAGTAACGGGTTGTCCGTTGGCATTACCCCGGCGGGAGAAAGCTGCTTCTGGCAGGGTATCTAATAAGGCAATGGTGGCGGCCCTGATAGCATGGTGCTCGGCCAGAAGGCCAGCCAAGGTTCTTTCCTCAAAATAACCGTTTCGCACGTAATCATTTTCATCAAAGCCAGGCAAAGGCGCCTGCTCGCCGCGGGCAATGCAAAGGGCGCGGTAGGCCATAATGCGTTCCGTGTCGTTCATGTGGCCCAGCAGTTGTTTAATGGTCCATTTACCGGGCTCATAGGCGAAGTCGGCCTCCGTGGCACTTACTCGGCCAAAAAGCTGATTCACTTCTTGTTGCAGTTTCTGGAGCAGATCCAGCACATCTGCCTGCTCAGGAATTGTCTGGATGTAGGAAGTATAATAGGCGGCGTAATCGCCGGGAAGTGGTCTAGGTATCATCGCGGTAGCGGCAAA
This Rufibacter radiotolerans DNA region includes the following protein-coding sequences:
- a CDS encoding DinB family protein, whose protein sequence is MIPRPLPGDYAAYYTSYIQTIPEQADVLDLLQKLQQEVNQLFGRVSATEADFAYEPGKWTIKQLLGHMNDTERIMAYRALCIARGEQAPLPGFDENDYVRNGYFEERTLAGLLAEHHAIRAATIALLDTLPEAAFSRRGNANGQPVTVAGLAFIIAGHERHHLNIFKERYLVKI
- a CDS encoding PhoH family protein, with the translated sequence MKTPATSRKRAAKPAAAAKSSKAFVLDTSVILYDHSAVEHFGEHDVAIPITVLEELDNFKKGNDIKNFEAREFIRFIDNLSTEHMLQTWIPLPGSNKGRFKVLMGNGALLDAEKIFNDDKADHKILNATLSLQQEMPDHKVVLVTKDINLRLKARALNLAAEDYETGKIHNVSNLYRGNDLVEDIPQTVISQLYDQGVCPVDEALPNPPSDNHYFILRSAKSSALAYYNPKDRALERVDKLTAVGVKPRNAEQTFALHAILHPDIKLVSIQGVAGTGKTLLALAGALEQQEVYRQIYLARPIVPLSNRDLGFLPGDANSKIAPYMEPLWDNLKFIQNQYPEHSRESNRIKEMVEDERLVITPLAYIRGRSLSNIIFIVDEAQNLTPHEIKTIISRAGENTKIIFTGDIYQIDTPYLDSQSNGLSYLIDKVKNHPLYAHVTLQRGERSELANLANDLL
- a CDS encoding toxin-antitoxin system YwqK family antitoxin, which gives rise to MVKVYKAGLLLILVLLSFQSMAVEWPWKWNKVGKRGDRHGKWREYYSHKPEQLMYVGRFNHGKERGTWKTYSPDGKLERVERYKPAKKKVLTTFYHPNGKVSHQGIAYLFEENGYLKYQWHGDWQYYDSTGTWRGWKSFNKGKALSAEPILTKKEGGK